ACGAATGCGGCGCTCGACTGGAACGGCGACATCCAGCCAGGGCCGTTGGAGGTCGGCTTTGATCATTGTTTCCTCATTCCGGCCACACCGGATCGCGTGCCGTGCGTTTATGTCCAGGACCATCGCGTCCGCAATCTCGATCCGGCCGACCCCATTCGCGTCAGCTACGGAAAACCCATTCCCGGCGAAGTCACCTATAAAACCGTTGATCCTGGCACGCTGAAAATGACTTCGGACGCCGGCCACAACAATGCCGTGATCAACGGCATTGGACGCATCGGTTACATGACGGGCGGTCGGGCGGCGTTGTGGCAGGATGACAAGATCGAAGACGAACTGGCGCAGCAGGCCGTGCAGTTCATTGAAAAGCAGAAGGACCATCCGTTCTTTCTCTACTACGCCTCACACGACATTCATGTGCCGCGCGTGCCAAACAAACGTTTTGCCGGTAAAACCGGCATGGGGCCGCGCGGCGACGAAATTGCCGAGTTCGACTGGGCCGTGGGCCAGATTCTTCAGACGCTCGACCGGCTCAAGCTCACCGACAACACGCTGGTGATTTTGAGCAGCGACAACGGTCCGGTGCTCGATGACGGCTACAATGACGACGCGAACGAGAAGCTGGGCGATCACCGGCCGGCGGGGCCGTTGCGCGCCGGCAAATACAGCATCTTCGAAGGCGGAACCCGGGTGCCGTTGATTGTGAAGTGGCCGGGCCAGGTCAAACCCGGCGTGTCCGAGGCGCTGGTCAGCCAGGTGGATTTTGCGGCATCCCTGGCGGCATTGACGGAGCAGGGGCTGGCGCCAGCCGACGTGCCCGACAGTGAAAACGTGCTGCCCGCATTGCTGGGGCAATCCGCCACCGGCCGCGTCAGTCTGGTGCAATACGATCAGCGCCGCGAACGGGCCTTGCGGGCCGGCCATTGGAAATTCATTCCGCCGGGCGCCGCGAGCGACGGCCTGGGGCCCTGGCAAAACGTTAAAATTCCGGCACCGGGCCTGTTGTTTGATCTCGCGAAAGACCCGGGCGAAACCAACAACCTGGCCGGCGCCTTTCCCGACAAGGTGGTCGCCATGGCGGCTGAGCTGGCGGCCATCACGGCGAAGCCGCCGGCCCGACCGGCCACGCCGAATCAACCGGTTGCGAGCAAAGAATGAACGGCGTGCGCGGGCGAGATTCCGTCGGCTCTGTTTTGAAATGAATCGTTCTCGAACCAACTCCCGTTCTGGGGCCGCGCTCTCTTGGGCGCGCGTGTGGTGCTTGGTTGGAGCCATGGTGGGTGGCGCCGGGCCGGTCCACGCCGCGCCGCCGGCGCATCCCAACATCATTTTCATCCTGGCCGATGATCTCGGTTGGGGTGATTTGGGGGTGTTCTACCAGAATGACCGCCGTGCGGCCGCCGTGCGCAGCCGGCCTTGGATGGTGACTCCCCATCTGGACAAGCTGGCGGCGGCGGGGGCGCAACTCCGGGATCACTATTGTGCCGCGCCGGTTTGCGCGCCCTCGCGGGCGTCGCTGCTGCTGGGCGTCAGCCAGGGCCATGCGAATGTGCGCGACAACCAGTTTGACAAGGCGCTGGAAAACAACCAC
This sequence is a window from Verrucomicrobiia bacterium. Protein-coding genes within it:
- a CDS encoding arylsulfatase, which gives rise to MNGFSSCALLLAGLLAGPVGAATPKPNIVLIYADDLGFGDLSCYGAHRVATPNVDRLAREGLRFVNGYATSATCTPSRFSLLTGEYAFRQSGTGVLPGNAPLIIHAGTLTLPGILQRAGYTTAAIGKWHLGLGATNAALDWNGDIQPGPLEVGFDHCFLIPATPDRVPCVYVQDHRVRNLDPADPIRVSYGKPIPGEVTYKTVDPGTLKMTSDAGHNNAVINGIGRIGYMTGGRAALWQDDKIEDELAQQAVQFIEKQKDHPFFLYYASHDIHVPRVPNKRFAGKTGMGPRGDEIAEFDWAVGQILQTLDRLKLTDNTLVILSSDNGPVLDDGYNDDANEKLGDHRPAGPLRAGKYSIFEGGTRVPLIVKWPGQVKPGVSEALVSQVDFAASLAALTEQGLAPADVPDSENVLPALLGQSATGRVSLVQYDQRRERALRAGHWKFIPPGAASDGLGPWQNVKIPAPGLLFDLAKDPGETNNLAGAFPDKVVAMAAELAAITAKPPARPATPNQPVASKE
- a CDS encoding sulfatase-like hydrolase/transferase is translated as MVGGAGPVHAAPPAHPNIIFILADDLGWGDLGVFYQNDRRAAAVRSRPWMVTPHLDKLAAAGAQLRDHYCAAPVCAPSRASLLLGVSQGHANVRDNQFDKALENNHTLATVLKQAGYTTVAVGKWGLQGDDPAADNPAAWPAF